A window of the Pangasianodon hypophthalmus isolate fPanHyp1 chromosome 12, fPanHyp1.pri, whole genome shotgun sequence genome harbors these coding sequences:
- the dkk1b gene encoding dickkopf-related protein 1b, whose product MALVAFSALCITLLTCAAASAVLHNSNAIKFGPAAATASPDVLPVEGGEQNLAIDTAQPLVCTADSECSREEFCFLSRGACLQCKKRRKRCIRDAMCCPGNHCSNGVCQANDPDLVLQAGVEELVPVSALREENASVVQQSKVVTQGAPQTLRGLDGESCLRSSDCAEGLCCARHFWSKICKPVLKEGQVCTKHKRKGTHALEIFQRCDCGEGLSCRMQKGDHSKASRSLHTCQRH is encoded by the exons ATGGCGCTCGTGGCGTTTTCCGCCTTGTGCATCACTCTGCTCACGTGCGCAGCCGCGAGCGCTGTTTTGCACAACTCCAACGCCATCAAGTTCGGTCCAGCTGCGGCCACCGCGAGCCCAGATGTGCTGCCAGTGGAGGGCGGGGAGCAGAACTTAGCCATCGATACAGCGCAG CCGCTCGTGTGCACGgctgactctgagtgcagtcgCGAGGAGTTCTGCTTCCTCTCCCGCGGCGCGTGCCTTCAGTGCAAGAAACGCCGAAAGCGCTGCATCCGGGACGCCATGTGCTGCCCAGGCAACCACTGTAGCAATG gAGTGTGTCAAGCGAACGACCCGGACCTCGTTCTCCAAGCGGGAGTAGAAGAGCTTGTCCCCGTCAGCGCTCTGCGTGAGGAGAACGCTTCAGTGGTCCAGCAATCCAAAGTAGTAACTCAAGGCGCACCTCAAACCCTTAGAG GTCTGGATGGAGAGAGCTGCCTGAGATCTTCAGACTGCGCCGAGGGTCTGTGCTGTGCCCGCCACTTTTGGTCCAAGATATGCAAGCCAGTGCTGAAAGAAGGCCAGGTGTGCACGAAGCACAAGCGGAAAGGCACTCACGCTCTGGAGATCTTCCAGCGGTGTGACTGTGGGGAAGGTCTGAGCTGCAGGATGCAGAAAGGAGATCACAGCAAGGCCTCACGAAGCCTCCACACATGCCAGAGACACTGA